From a region of the Lactuca sativa cultivar Salinas chromosome 4, Lsat_Salinas_v11, whole genome shotgun sequence genome:
- the LOC111899630 gene encoding WD-40 repeat-containing protein MSI3, with protein MRTEEDDGAGAGAGEDHQVEEEFSVWKKNSPFLYDLIVSHSLEWPSLTVQWLPSPPSPYKDGSFATHKLILGTHTSDESPNFLLVADVLLPVNPSSSLDTNHENPHIPKVEIIQKIHVDGEVNRARCMPQNPSIIAAKTSSSEVYVFDSTKQLLNDEGGSCEPDAKLRGHEKEGYGLSWSPFKEGYLLSGSNDCKICLWDVSAMPSNKVLDAKYIYEDHGSLVEDVSWHLKNESLFGSVGDDCKLMIWDLRTNKHEQSVVVHEKEVNYLSFNPFNEWVLATASSDTTVGLFDMRKLTSPLHVLSSHTEEVFQVEWDPNHETVIASSADDRRLMVWDLNRIGDEQLEGETEDGPPELLFSHGGHKAKISDFSWNKNEPWVISSVAEDNALQVWQMAESIYHEDDGI; from the exons ATGAGGACGGAGGAAGACGATGGCGCCGGCGCCGGCGCCGGCGAAGATCACCAAGTGGAGGAGGAGTTCAGTGTATGGAAGAAGAACTCTCCATTCTTATACGATCTCATCGTCTCTCACTCCCTTGAGTGGCCGTCACTAACCGTTCAGTGGCTCCCGTCACCGCCGTCTCCTTACAAAGACGGCTCTTTCGCCACTCACAAGCTGATTCTCGGGACGCATACCTCCGATGAAAGTCCTAACTTCCTTCTCGTCGCAGATGTCCTCTTGCCGGTTAATCCTTCATCTTCCCTCGACACCAATCACGAAAACCCTCATATCCCTAAG GTAGAGATAATTCAAAAGATTCATGTTGATGGAGAAGTAAATCGGGCACGATGTATGccacaaaacccatcaattattgCAGCAAAGACAAGTTCTTCTGAAGTCTATGTATTTGATTCCACAAAACAACTTTTAAATGATGAAGGAGGCTCTTGTGAACCTGATGCAAAGTTAAGGGGTCATGAAAAAGAAGGTTATGGGCTTTCATGGAGCCCTTTTAAAGAAGGGTATCTCTTGAGTGGCTCTAATGattgtaaaatatgtttatggGATGTGTCTGCAATGCCTTCAAATAAAGTTCTTGATGCCAAATACATTTATGAG GATCATGGGAGTTTAGTTGAAGATGTATCATGGCATTTGAAGAATGAAAGCTTATTTGGATCTGTTGGGGATGATTGTAAGCTAATGATTTGGGATTTACGCACAAATAAACATGAACAATCTGTTGTAGTTCATGAGAAAGAG GTGAATTATTTATCTTTTAATCCATTCAATGAGTGGGTTTTGGCTACAGCATCTTCAGATACAACAGTTGGGCTTTTCGACATGAGGAAACTAACATCACCACTTCATGTTTTGAGTAGTCATAC GGAGGAGGTATTCCAAGTTGAGTGGGACCCAAACCATGAAACTGTGATTGCATCTTCTGCTGATGACAGAAGGCTGATGGTGTGGGACCTAAACAG GATTGGAGATGAACAGCTGGAAGGTGAAACTGAAGATGGCCCACCAGAGCTTTTGTTCTCTCATGGTGGACACAAGGCAAAAATATCAGACTTTTCATGGAACAAAAATGAGCCATGGGTGATTTCTAGTGTGGCTGAAGATAATGCGTTGCAGGTTTGGCAAATGGCTGAAAGTATTTATCATGAAGATGATGgcatttaa